A single Candidatus Aminicenantes bacterium DNA region contains:
- the ruvX gene encoding Holliday junction resolvase RuvX, producing the protein MRILGLDYGDRHIGLALSDPLFITAQPLDTIQLEGSDAVRKAVVQALVRKHEIGRIVVGLPLRMDGSEGSRVEKTRAFAVWLERAAGVPVEFFDERLTTHQALRSVQEQKIKIKDRRSVVNQIAAVIILQGYLESRRPDENPVSTD; encoded by the coding sequence ATGAGAATCCTCGGCCTGGACTACGGCGACCGGCACATCGGGCTGGCGCTTAGCGACCCCTTATTCATCACCGCCCAGCCGCTGGATACCATCCAGCTCGAGGGGAGCGATGCGGTCCGGAAGGCGGTCGTCCAGGCGCTCGTCCGCAAGCACGAGATCGGCCGCATCGTCGTCGGCCTGCCCCTCCGCATGGACGGCAGCGAGGGCTCGCGAGTGGAAAAAACCCGGGCCTTCGCGGTCTGGCTGGAGAGGGCCGCCGGCGTCCCGGTGGAGTTTTTCGACGAGCGCCTGACCACCCATCAGGCCCTCCGCTCAGTCCAGGAACAGAAGATCAAGATCAAAGACAGGCGCTCCGTGGTCAATCAGATCGCGGCCGTCATCATCCTGCAGGGCTACCTGGAGAGCCGGCGTCCCGATGAAAATCCTGTTTCGACCGATTAA
- a CDS encoding HU family DNA-binding protein, which produces MGKKDFTSNMAHTAGITHLQAQKAYAALLGAVKESLKTGRKVNLSGFGSFEIKTREARQGRNPKTGDTIAIPRKKRIKFTPSRLFKSHL; this is translated from the coding sequence ATGGGCAAAAAAGATTTTACGTCCAACATGGCGCACACGGCGGGGATCACCCATCTCCAGGCTCAAAAGGCCTATGCGGCCTTGCTCGGCGCGGTTAAGGAATCGCTCAAGACGGGCCGCAAAGTCAATCTCTCCGGCTTCGGCAGCTTCGAGATCAAGACCCGCGAAGCCCGCCAGGGGCGGAACCCTAAGACGGGCGACACAATCGCTATTCCGCGCAAGAAGAGAATCAAGTTCACGCCAAGTCGTCTCTTCAAGTCCCATCTCTGA
- the mltG gene encoding endolytic transglycosylase MltG, translating to MKILFRPIKFLLILAQAGLLGFCVWIALESSLPAAKAGRPVLIEITRGQGASAIAAKLKAEGVLAKTTPFLWRYRMFYSGKPLKAGEYKLDAPSAPRAVIEALTQGRIYLHPVTVAEGLTGREAFPLFTAAGFGSETEFAAAFRTTASLGLLDPQAADLEGYLFPETYRLPKGMPAPAILAKMTEMFKEVFTEAWRRRASELGLSVRDAVILASLIEKETGKAEEKPLVSSVFHNRLRLGMRLDCDPTIVYVLKAAGTYKGRLYSKDLKLDSPYNTYLHAGLPPGPICNPGRESLRAALQPAATEYLFFVSRNDGSHQFSRSLREHNAAVDLYQR from the coding sequence ATGAAAATCCTGTTTCGACCGATTAAATTCCTGCTCATCCTGGCCCAGGCCGGCCTGTTGGGATTCTGCGTCTGGATAGCCCTGGAGTCCTCTCTTCCGGCCGCGAAAGCCGGGCGCCCCGTCCTGATCGAGATCACCCGGGGGCAGGGGGCCTCCGCCATTGCCGCCAAGCTCAAAGCCGAAGGAGTCCTGGCCAAGACGACTCCCTTCCTCTGGCGATATCGGATGTTTTATTCCGGCAAGCCGCTTAAGGCCGGCGAATACAAGCTGGACGCCCCTTCGGCGCCTCGGGCCGTGATCGAAGCCCTGACCCAGGGCCGGATCTACCTCCACCCCGTGACCGTAGCCGAAGGGCTGACGGGCCGCGAGGCGTTTCCCCTCTTCACCGCCGCCGGCTTCGGCAGCGAAACCGAATTCGCCGCGGCCTTTCGAACGACCGCTTCGCTGGGCCTGCTCGATCCCCAGGCCGCCGATCTGGAAGGCTATCTTTTCCCCGAAACCTATCGCCTGCCGAAAGGGATGCCGGCCCCGGCCATCCTGGCCAAGATGACGGAGATGTTCAAAGAAGTCTTTACCGAGGCCTGGCGCCGGCGCGCATCCGAGCTCGGCCTGAGCGTCCGGGACGCCGTCATCCTGGCTTCGCTCATCGAGAAGGAGACCGGGAAGGCCGAGGAAAAGCCGTTGGTGTCGTCGGTCTTCCATAACCGGCTCCGCCTGGGCATGCGCCTCGACTGCGACCCGACCATCGTTTATGTCCTGAAGGCCGCGGGAACTTACAAGGGGCGGCTCTATTCGAAGGACCTCAAGCTCGATTCGCCGTACAACACATACCTCCACGCCGGCCTGCCGCCGGGGCCCATCTGCAACCCGGGCCGGGAATCGCTGCGGGCCGCCCTGCAGCCGGCGGCCACGGAATACCTTTTCTTCGTCTCCAGGAACGACGGCAGTCATCAATTCAGCCGGTCCCTGCGCGAACACAACGCAGCGGTGGATCTGTACCAGCGGTGA